The Streptomyces sp. 11x1 genomic sequence AAGCCTGTGTGGCCCCAGCTGGCGGATGAACTGCGCCGCCGGATTGACGTCGGTACGTACGCGCCCGGTAGCCGCTTCCCCGCTGTGGTGGACCTGGCCACGGAGTTCGACGTCGACGCCTCGACAGTGCAGAAGGCGGTGGCATCCCTCCGAACGGAAGGCAGGCTCCGTACTGTGCTGGGGCAGGGGTCGTTCGTCGTTGATCAGGGGGCCTGACCGGCGTGTGATGAGGTTGCCGCTACCGCCGCGGTCGCATCAGGCGCAGGTCCTCGCCCCACCCGTCCAGCACCGCCCCGTGCCCGGCCTTCCGGGCCACGCCCTCGACCCGGGCGAACAGGTCTCGCTGTGTGGCCACGTCGCCCGTCGCCGCGATGTGGGAAACGGTGTCGAGGAGGTGGCCGGTGTCCCAGTCGGGGAGCGGGAAGCGGGACAGTTCCCAGTGCAGGTACTTGTTGTACGGGCGGGGGCGGCGGTCCAGGGCGAAGAGCAGTTCCAGTAGGTAGCGGACGCTGTCGGCGGCGTCCAGGCGGGCCGCGAGCGCTTGGCCGTCACGGGCGTTCTTGACCGAGCGGTAGAGGGAGTTGGCGTAGGCGTCGAGGTAGGCGGCCGCCTCCCGGCGGGCCTCGTCGACGTCGAGCCGGGCCTTGGCGGACAGGATGCGGGCGATCTCCCCGTCCAGCCGGTCGAGCACGATCCGCGCGCGGGCGAGGGCGTACCGCTCGAACCCGGGCATCCCGGCGGCGCGGAACTCGTCGAGGGTGAGGATCACGAGGTCGAGTTCGGGCGTGCGGTGCCCCGCGTACCGGGTGAGCCCAGTCGTCGAGCCCTCGGCGAGGACGACGTACAGGTCGTGGTCGGAGTGTGCCGTGGTCATGCCCTCGTGGGCCCGGGAGCCCTTGAGGACGAGGCCGACGACGGCGGGATCGGCGGTGGCCGTCTCCACGAACGCGTCGTAGGAGATGAGGGGGCGCTGAGCGGGCATGGCGTGATCTCCGGTGTGGCGGACGACGGGTAGGCCGAACCGGGCGGCCCCGGGACTCGCCAGGGTCGCCCGCATCCTCTGCGGTGGCATTCGGTCACCGCCCGGCGGATCAACGCACACCGGGACCCTACCGCCCCGTCCGGTCGCCTCACGCGTCCCGTCCCGTCCCGACCTCGTCCTTGCCTGCACACACCTGAAATCCCGGGATTCTTGCGGGAGTTCAAGACAGACAGGTTCCGGCCGTCGCGGTGGGGCCCGTACGGTGAACCTGTCAGACAGCTTGCCGGTTCGTTCTTGAAACTTCGAACAACTGACGTCGGAGGCACGTATGTAGGGGAGTCATGGCTTCGGCGGAAGGACACGTGAGGTGCGATCCCCCCGGCACGTCAGAACGTCCCAGCACGCAGGCACCCCCGTTTCGGCTGTTCCCGCACAACCCTCCCGGGTCACGGAACGCCCACCCCGCTCG encodes the following:
- a CDS encoding winged helix-turn-helix domain-containing protein encodes the protein MDLDRGKPVWPQLADELRRRIDVGTYAPGSRFPAVVDLATEFDVDASTVQKAVASLRTEGRLRTVLGQGSFVVDQGA